The sequence CCAGCGCCTCGCGCCGCTCGCGGTCGGTCAGCGGGCACCACAGGTCGGGGTCGAGCAGCTCGGGCGCGTCGGTCGGCATCGTCGCGGATCGTCGTTCGTCTTCGGGAGATGGGAAGCGCGGGAATCTACCCGCCGCGCCTGCGCGAGGCCATCGAACGGCGAGTGCGTGAGTGCGGAAGTGCACGAGTGCGTCTTCACCTCCGGCACGTCATCATCCCCCAAAGCAGAGATGCGCGACGGCGGATCGCCATCGCGCATCGCTGCAGCGCACTCTCGCACTCATCTCACCCGCGCGGGCGCGGCGGAGAGGCCCGAGGGTCGTAGATGAACGAGATGGGGAGCATCACCCACACCGGCACGGCGTGTCCGTTCAGCCTGGCGGGCGAGAACCGCATCGCCAGCGCCGAGGCCACGCCGGCGGCGCCGAAACCCTCGTGCGTGGCCGACATCACCTGCACCGACGCCGAGTCGGGCAGGCCCGCAGCCGTGACGCGGAACCTGAGCGTCACCGTCCCCGAAACCTTTGCCTGCCACAGCGCCCACGGGTAGTTGCGCCGGATCTCCCGCACCACCTCACGGCGGTTCAGCAGCGCCGGCTGCTCCTCGACCGCGACGAGCTCGCGCGCGCTGTCGGCCGGCGCGGCGGAGCCCTGCGCGGCCGCGGGCGCCGTCCACGCGAGCAGCGCCGCCAACGCAACGGCGATGCGACGGACTCCGGATCTACCCTGCACCGGGAGCAGCTTCTTCATCTTTGATGGTGATTTGACTTCGTCGATTCACCCACTACAGCGGCGGGTCCCGCGAGGAATCTACGAGTAGTCCCACAATAAACAAGCGTTTACTGGGACGACTCCGCGGCCCCGGACGAGAACGGCTGCAGCTGGAAGGTGAGCGGGAGCGTCATCCACACCGCCACGGGATGCCCTTCGCGCGTGGCGGGGTGGAAGTGCATCTGCCGCACGACGGCGATCGCGCCGCGCCCGAACGCGGGGATGGTGGCGTACAACACCTCGATCTTTCCCGCCCTGCCGTTGGGACGCACCTCGACGCGGACGACGGCGCACCCCGACGTCCCTGCGTCGCGCTGCTCGCGCGGATAGTTGCGCGCCATCGCCATCGCCACGTTGCCGACGTTGATGAGCTGCGGCCTGGCGTCGACCTGCTCCAGCGCGAACACCGAGTCGCCGGGAGATGCGGGCTCGGCCGCCGGCTGCGTTGCGACGAGCGAGTCGCACGCCTGGGCGGATGCGGCCCGCGGCATCGTCATCGCCGCGAGAAGGCCGGCGGTGCAGAGGAGGAGGCGGATTCTCATCCCGAAGGAGATCGGTCAGGCGTCGTGGAGGGCGAAGACGATGGGAAGGGTGATCGGCGCCGCGATCGCCTTCCCCTGGAACGTGGCGGGGCGGAAGCGCAGCCGGTGCACCACGCGCATCGCCGGCTCCAGGAACTCCTGGTGGGAGACGGAGACGACGTGAACGGTGCCGCGCTGCACGTGCCCGTCCGCGGCGACGGTGAACTCCAGCACCACGCTCCCCTCGGTGCCGGTGCGCCGCAGCACCTCGGGATAGTGCTGCCGCGCCAGCCGCGGCAGCTGCGCGGGCGTCAGCAGCTCCGGCGGCACGTCCACCTCCACCTCGCCCGGCGCGAGGCCGTCCGCCGTGTCGGCGGGCGGCGGAGCGACCTGCGCGGCGGCGGTGCGCGGCTGCGCGAGCATCGCGGCCGCCGCCATCGCGGCGACGAGGAGCAGGCGATCGAGGGTGCGGCTCATGGGAGCCTCCGGGAGGAGAGGGTGATGGGAGCGAGGTGCGGAACAACCATCTACGCTGAAACGATCCTGATCCCCCGGCCCTGACGGAGGATCACCGGTCGGGATGGAAGGTGATGCGCAGGATGACGTCAACCGCCGCGCCGCCCTCCGCCGCGGGGCGGAAGCGCAGCTGGTGCGCGATGCTCCGCGCGGCGTCGCCGAACTTCTCGTGAGACTGGGAGACCACGGTCACCCTCGCGGCGCGCCCGGCCTCGTCCACCCGCACGCGCACCATGACGTCGCCCATGACGCCTGCGTCGCGCAGCAGCGACGGATAATAGCGCCGCACCAGGCCGGCCAGCCGCCCGGGGTTCAGCAGCTCCGGCGCGGCGGGCCCGGCGCTGTCCACCGTGACCGCGTTGTCGGTGACGGGCGACATGAACTGCGCCGCCGCGGACGTGGGACGCACCAGCAGCGCCGCGGCGAGCACCGCGGCCGCAACCAGGCATTTCGAAGCGTGGATCACTGCTCGTCTGGAGATGGAAGATCGCAGGAAAGACGGAGATCACATCGCGGCGGGACGATGGAGCCGGACTATCGGGACAATCATAACTTCCGCGGCGGGAGATGGGAACATGCGGCGGCGGACGTGGGACAGATCGCGCGTTCATGATCTCGTTCCCATCGACACGATCATTATCCTCACGCGGAGACGCGGAGACGCGGAGAACTCAGCGCCGCGGTTGGTTCTCCGCGCCTCCGCGTCTCCGCGTGAGTAAAAACAGTCTCTGGGCCACTCGAGCAATCCGGCTGGGATGGGGTCACCCTCCGCGCGAGGCAAGGAGCCGCTCCGCCGCGCGCAGGCCGGACGACACCGCGCCCTCCACGTTCGGCGCGACGAGATAATCTCCCGCGAACGCGACGCGCGGGTGCTCCGCGTCGGGCCGCTCCGCGCGGAGGCGGGCCAGGTGCTGCAGCGAGCCGGGGCGGAAGACGGTCCACCCGTGCTCCCAGCGGTACAGGCGCACGGTGCGGATCAGCGACGCGATGCGGGGGAACGGCTTCGCCAGGTCGGGGAGGATGAGTTTCATCGCCTCCTCCGCGGTCGCGTCCATCAGCCCCGGCCCCACCTCGGGGAGGGGGAGCGCGAGGAGAGCGCCCAGCCCCGGCGCCACCTGCCCGGGGAGCTTGGCCTCCTGCGAGCAGACGGCCGCCAGCGCGCGCGACTCGCCGCGCGCCCACGACAGGCCGAACCAGCGCGTCCCTACCGGGCGGTCGAGCACGATCCCCACCGTCACCGTGGGCCGCACGTCGACCGCTCCTAACCATTCGCCCATGCGCGGCATCTGAGCTTGTACGGCGGCGCGCGCCGCGGGCGCGGGAAGGGCCACGACGGCGGCGTCGAAGCGCTCCGCCCACCCATCCCCCGCCAGCTCCACCCCGTGCTCGTCCGCGGAGAGGCGGCGGACGGCCGTGCGGACGCGCACCTCGCCGCCGGCCTGGCGGACGGCGCCGGCCAGCGCGTCGCAGAAGCCGCGGGCGCCGCCGCGCAGCGCCAGCACGTCGAGCGACATCCCCTGGCGCGCGAGCGCGTGGTAGAAACCGGCGCTGGCCTCCTCCGCGCGCGTGCCGTAGAGGGTGCAGAGGAGCGGGTCGGCCAGCAGGTCCACGAAGTCGCGCCCCATCTCCCTGAGGCCCCACGCGGCGGCCGACTCGCGGTCCAGCCCGGCGGCGCGCTCCAGCGCCTCCATCCGCAGCGCGTCGGCGTGGCGGTGGAGATAGGGGAGGTAGTGCGCGCCGAGCTTCAGCTTGAGCCCGAAGGGAATGGCCCCCGACGCCAGCATCGACGTCGGAGACCCATACACCACCTCGTGCGCCGCGCCCCGGCGCCAGAGCGCGTCGCGCCCCGAGGTGCGCTCGCACAGCGCGGCGGCGCCGGCTTCGCGCAACACGCGCAGGAACGACGTGTACACCGAGCCGAACAGCTGCGTGGCCGCGTCGATGCGGCACCCGTCGACCTCGTCGGTGCGCGTGCGGCCGCCCCACGCCGGCGCCGCCTCGAGCACGGTGACCGACGCGCCGGCGCGCGCCAGGCGGAAGGCCGCCGCCAGCCCCGCCGGCCCGCCGCCGGCCACCGCCACGCGCATCCCCGCCGCGTCAGCCATCGCGGCGCCGAACGAACTGGTTGCAGCGGACGAACGCCCGATCTAGCTTCACCCCCATCACCCCCTCCCTTCCCGGAGCCTATGAGACGCAGAGAGTTCATCCTGCACGGCACCGCCGCCGCCGCGGGGCTGGCGGCGGGGTCGGCGCTCCTGCCGCGCGCGCTCGACGCCCGCCCCGCGCGCGAGGACTGGCTGGCCGACCCGGCCACCCGCGAGCTGGCCATGCGCGCCGTCGACGCCGCGCGCCAGGCGGGCGCCACCTACGCCGACGTGCGCATCTCGCGCAACCGCTCGCAGTCGCTGGGCACCCGCGAGCAGCAGATCACCTCCTTCAACGACAGCGACACCTACGGCTTCGGCGTGCGCGTGCTGGCCGGCGGCGCGTGGGGCTTCGCCGCCAGCCGCGACGTGACGCCCGACGAGGTGGTCCGCGTGGCCCGCCAGGCAGTCGCGCAGGCCCGCGCCAACGCGGCCACGGTCAAGCGCCCCATCGAGCTGGCGCCGGCCGAGCGCGTGGCCGACGGGAAGTGGACCTCGGCCATGCAGGTCGACCCCTTCACCATCGCCATCGAGCAGAAGGTGGACCTGCTGCTGCGCGCCAACGCCGAGGCGCTCAAGGTGCAGGGCGCGCGCTTCGTCACCTCGTCGATGTTCTTCCTCAAGCAGGAGAAGAGCTTCGCCAGCACCGACGGAAGCTGGATCGAGCAGACGTACTACCGCGCCTATCCGTCGATGACCATCACCGCGGTGTCGGCCGACCGCTCCGACTTCCAGAGCCGGCAGAGCACCGACATCGCCCCGCGGGGGATGGGATACGAGCACGTCACCGCCGCCAGGCTGGTGGAGACCGCCGGCCGCTGGGCCGAGGAGGCGGTGGCCAAGCTCTCCGCCAAGCCGGTGCAGCCGGGGCGCTACGACCTGGTGCTCCTGCCCACCCACCTCTGGCTCACCATCCACGAGTCCATCGCGCACCCCACCGAGCTCGACCGCATCATGGGGTTCGAGGCCAACTACGCGGGCACCTCGTTCGTCACCCCGCCGGCCGACTACCTGGGCAAGTTCCGCTACGGCCCCGACTTCATGAACATCCAGGGCGAGCGCAGCACGCCGGGAACGCTCTCGGCCACCGGGTGGGACGACGAAGGCGTGAAGCCCGACGAGTTCCTGATCGTGCGCAACGGCGTGGTCAACGACCTGCAGACCACGCGCGAGCAGGCGCCGTGGCTGGCCGACTGGTACCGCCAGCAGGGGCGCCCCGTGAGCAGCCACGGCAACTCGTACGCCCAGAACTGGTCCGACGTGCAGTTCCAGCGCATGCCCAACGTCAACCTCCTTCCCGCGACGAGCGAGGTGACGCTGGAGGAGCTGATCGGCGACGTGCAGGACGGGATCCTGATCGACGGCGACGGCTCCTTCTCGATCGACCAGCAGCGGTACAACGCGCAGTTCGGCGGGCAGGTGTTCAAGGAGATCAAGAACGGGCGGATCACCGGCCCGCTGAAGGACGTCGCCTACCAGATGCGCACGCCGGAGTTCTGGAACTCGATGGACGCCATCGGCGGGCGCGGCACCTACTTCATCGGCGGCTCGTTCTTCGACGGCAAGGGCCAGCCCAGCCAGGTAAACGCCGTGAACCACGGCTCGCCCGCGGCCCGCTTCCGCCGGGTCAACGTCATCAACACCGGACGCAGAGCGTAACCCCGCCATGCCTGCCAGATTCATCTCGCGCGACGAGGCCGAGTCCATCGCCCGGCGCACGCTCGCGTTTTCCACGGCCGACGACGCGCGCGTGCAGATCCAGAGCTCCACGCACGGCAACACCCGCTTCGCCCGCAACCAGGTGTCCACCGCCGGCGACGCGTACGACGCCACCCTGGCCGTGACCGCGGCCTTCGGGAAGAAGGTGGCCTCGGCCAGCACCAACCGCTTCGACGAGGAGTCGCTGCGCAGCGTGGTGCAGACGGCCGAGCGGCTGGCGCGGCTGGTGCCCGAGGATCCCGAGTACCTGGGCGAGCTGGGCCCGCAGCAGTATTCCCGCACCACGGCCTTCTCCGAGGCCACGGCCAACCTGACGCCCGAGCAGCGGGCCGCGGCGGTCAACGCCATCACCCGCCCCGCCGAGGCGCAGGGGCTCATCTCCACGGGCTTCCTCGACATCATCACCGGCTCGCAGGCGGTGGCGACGAAGAAGGGGCTGTTCGCGTACGACACCGCGTCGATCGTGAACCTGACCACCACCGTCCGGACGCCCGACGGCACCGGCTCGGGGTGGGCGGGCGACGCGGCCAACGACTGGGCGCGGCTGAACCCGGGGGCCATGGCCGAGCGCGCCATCCGCAAGGCGCAGCTCTCGCGCAACCCGCGCGCCGTGGAGCCGGGGAAGTGGACGGTGATCCTGGAGCCCACCGCCGTGGCCAACATGGTGGGGCTGATGATGGGGTCGCTCGACGCGCGCCAGGCCGACGAGGGGCGCTCGTTCTTCTCGAAGGCCGGGGGGAACAAGATCGGCGAGAAGTTCCTGGACCAGCGGGTGACCATCGTTTCGGACCCCGGCAGCGCGGTGGCGCCGATGGCGGCGTTCAACGGGCAGGGGCTTCCCAACCGGCGGATGCTGTGGATCGAGAACGGGTCGCTGCGGAACCTGGTCTACAACCGCTTCTGGGCGCAGCGGCAGGGGCGCGAGCCCACCGGCTTCCCGGCCGGGTTCGAGATGGCGGGCGGCACCAGCACGGTGGAGGAGATGATCCGCGCCACCGAGCGCGGGCTGCTGGTCACCCGCTTCTGGTACATCCGCCCGGTGGACCCGCGCACGATCCTGTACACCGGCCTCACCCGCGACGGCACCTTCCTGATCGAGAACGGCCAGATCACCACGGCGGTGAAGAACCTGCGCTGGAACGAGTCGCCCGTGTTCATGCTGAACAACGTGGAGATGATGAGCGCGCCGGTGCGCATCTCGGCCAGCGAGAGCGGCGACGTGAGCCCGGCCGTGGTCGTCCCGGCGATCAAGGCGCACGACTTCACCTTCACCTCGCTCTCCGACGCGGTGTGAGATAGAAACAGAAAGTCTCACGCAGAGGGCGCAGAGGACGCAGAGGACCACGGTGAGTTCTCTGCGTCCTCTGCGCCCTCTGCGTGAGATTTCTTTTCGTAAATCATCTTCCTGCAAGATGTTGGGGACCCATTAGGGGTTGAAAACCGAAGAGGAATTCGATAGATTGAGGGGCTCGCACCGGTAGCTCAATTGGCAGAGCAGGGGACTCTTAATCCCAAGGTTGAAGGTTCGATTCCTTCCCGGTGCACTGCCCCTTGGTGTAATTGGCAACACGCCTGACTCTGGATCAGGAAAGTCCAGGTTCGAGCCCTGGAGGGGCAATCTCCCCAACGCAGATCGGGGTGACCGGCACATGGCCGGTCACCCCGATCTTCGTTTCGCGCGGCCGCGCGTCAGAGCATCCGGATGGCGATGTAGTAGCTGATGGCGCCCACGATCAGCACCCACGTGAGCCCCGCGGCCAGGCCCAGGAAGCTGGCGGCGCGGTCCTTCCGGGAATCCTCCCGCGTGTACTCCACGTGCGACATCTCCAGCTCCTCCGGTCGGTCTATCGGGATCGGTTCGTCTCGGTCGGAAGTCTTGATCGGCGCGTAACCTGGCATTCCCCGCCCCCGCGCGCAATGGGCGGCGGGAGACCTACGACGCGTCGCCCAGGCGCTCCAGCATCACCGCCGTGCCGTAGCAGAGCACCTCGGTGGCGGACTGGCCGATCTCCGACGCGTCGTAGCCGATGCCGATCACCGCGTCGGCGCCCAGCTCGCGCGCGTGGCGGGCCAGCTCGGCGGTGGCCTGCTGGCGCGTCTGCTCGCACATCTCCGTGAACTCGCGGATCTGCCCGCCCACGATGGTCTTCAGCCCCCCGATGAACCCCTGTGAGAAGGTCGGCGCGCGCACCACCACGCCGCGCACCAGCCCCAGGTACTCGCGGATGCGGTAGCCCTCGATGGCCATCGTCGTGGTCATGATCAGCCGGTCGGGCGCTGGGTTCGACATCAGCGGCGCTCCTGCACGAGGGTGTTGTGGAACGAGGCGATCTTCCAGGCGCCACCGTCGCGGGTGAGCACGGCGCTCCAGAGCGCGGCCATGTCGCCCGCCGCCGGGCCCGCGGGCACGTGCAGCTTCGCGTCCACGTGCGCCAGCGCCACGTCCGCCCGCAGCAGGCGCGCGGACTTCAGGCGGTATTCGACGCGGCTGCCGGCGTAGATCGTCCGGAAGATGTGCTCGTGCCCCGCGGCGATGGCGTCGCGCCCGCGGGCGTGCATCCCCACGATGTTCACGAAGTCCGCGTCGCCGGCGAAGGGCGCGGCGAACCCGGCGCTGTCGCCCGCGTTCCAGGCGTCCTGCAGCGCCTGCACGATCGGCGCGACCTCGGCGGCGATGTCCGTGGATGCGAAGGTGTCGCTCATGGATCTCTCGAAAATCGGTGGGATGGGGATGATGCGCGGATCGCGCGGAGATGGAGAAGCGCCCCCACAAGCTCTGCGGGGGCGCTCCGCCGTGCAAGGAGATTCTCCGCCGCTCCGCGGATCTACCGCTCGAGCCGGAAGCCGGGGTCCACCGCCGGCCGCTGCGGCGCGTTGGTCACGGCCCAGCCGGTGGCGTACATCCACCTCGTCATCCGCGCCAGCTTGGCGTAGTCGATCCGCTCGGCCTCGTCGCGCGGCGTGTGGTAGTCGGGGTGCAGCAGCGTGGTGAAGAAGATCGCCGGGATCCCCGCGCGCGCGTACGGCAGGTGGTCGCTGCGGAAGTACCAGAACTCCGGGTGCGCGGGGTCGTCCCAGGTGGTGTCCAGCGCGAAGCGGGTGAAACGGCGGTTCGCGTCCATCGCCATCTCCACCAGCCGCACGGAGTTGCGGTGCGGCGGCACGGCGCCCAGCAGCGCGGCGCTGTCCGGCCGGTTGCGCCCGATCATGTCGCCGTTCAGCACCGCCACCAGCGCGCCCTTCGGCACCGTCGGATGCTCGACGAACCAGCGCGAGCCCAGCAGCCCGCGCTCCTCCGCGCCGTGCCAGACGAAGAGCGCGGTGCGCTTCCCCGGCTGCCGCGCGAACGCCCGGCCGATGGCCAGCATCGCCACGCTCACCGTGCCGTTGTCGTCGGCGCCGTTCCAGATCGAGTCGCCGTTGGCGGGGAAGCGGACGCCGTCGTGGTCCTGGTGCCCGCTGAACACCACGTACTCGCGCCGCAGCGACGGGTCCGCGCCGGAGACCATCGCCACCACGTTCACCGACGGGTAGACGAACGACTCGCTGGAGATGCGCGCCACGAGCCGCTGCCCCGGCCGCTGCAGCGCCTCCGCCATCCCCCGCCGCAGCCAGACCACCGGCGCGCGCGACGGGCGCCGCGGCTCCACGCCGGCCGAGTCGAGCCCGTACGTCCCCCGCTCCATGTACGACGACTGCACGTCGAACTGCGTGTCGGCGATGGAGTCGGAGACCAGCAGCACGGCCGCCGCGCCGCGCGCCAGGAAGGTCTCCGCGCGGTCGCGCAGCGCGGCGCGCACGTAGCGCCACGCCCACAGGCTCACCGAGCGCGGGGGTACGGCGCGCGGCGGCGTCACCACCGCCGCGACGGCCTTGCCGCGGAGATCCATCCCCGCCAGCGCGGCGCTGTCTCCCTCCCCCACCCACACGACCGGGGCGTCGATGACCGCGTCCGCCGGAGAGACGACGGTCGCCTCGCGCCAGAGGGCGAGCGCGCGGCCGCCCACCTCGATGCGGCTGTGGCCGGCGACGCGCACGCGGCGCATGGGCCAGAACTGGAAGAAGGTGCCGTCGTCGCCGGCGGGCTGGAGACCGGCCGCGCGGGCGCGCTCGGCCAGCCACATCGACGCGCGCAGCTCGTCCAGCGTCCCCGCCTCGCGCCCGCGGAAGGTGTCCGCCGCCATCGCCGTCAGGTCGCGCCGCAGGTCGGCCTCGCGGATGGCGCTGAACGCGGGCGGATCGCCGCCGGGGCCGTTCATGGAGGTCACGCGGATCTCGCCCTGCGCCGCCAGCGCGCGCGGGAGGGCGGCGGAGAGCGCGAGGAGGACGAGCGCGCGCGGCATCTTCATCTGCGTCACCGAATCGGAGAGGATGGGGATCGCGGAGATGGGAGATTATATCGCGTCGCACCGGATCTCAATAAAGAAGGGCTCACACAGGGTCAGCAGAGGAAGCAGCCAACAAACCGCTTCCCCTGCCGACTTTGCGTGAGCCCTTCTTTTCAGCTCCTCAGATGCCGGTCTGGCGGAAGAGGCGGAGGCGGAGCCGGGCGCGGTCGTGCACGCGCTCGGCGGGCCAGGCGGGCGCCAGCTCCTCGCAGCACGCGGCGATCTCCTCGTGCACGTGGCCCCACGAGCACGTCCGCCGCATCACCCGCGAGATCCACCACCCCGGCACCGCGTCGGCCAGCGCGAACAGGTCCGCCAGCCGCTCGGGATGGCGCACGTACCCCTCGTCGGCCAGGCACACCGCGCCCGACGAGTCTTCGGCCAGCACGTGCGCGGCCTGGTGGCGCAGCGCCAGCCCCAGGTCCATCCCCCGCGCGCCGCCGTTCACCAGCACCGGGTGCACGCCCTCGCACAGCGGCAGCGTCATCCCCATCGCGCCCGAGCGGAAGGGGAAGATCTCCACGTGGCAGCCGCTGGCCGCCAGCAGCGCCCCCACCTGGTCGGGGGTGATGGGCGCGCCCGCCGCCGCGTAGTCGTCCACCGCACCGCGCGCGGCCGCCACGAGACGAGCGGCCGACGCGATCACCATTGCGTCGCTCGACATGCTGTGCCTCCGCTCGCTCGTTGCGGCTTCGACGGGACCGGCGCCGCGGCGCCGCGCCCGGTCAGTTTCGTGTCATGTTGAACACCGGAGGATCATGCCATGTTCCGACAATTTTATTGTAAAGTTTTTTTCCACCAAAATTCTGAAAACGGTTCCATCTCCAAGCCCGCATTCATCTTTTGTGACATAAGCGCCATAACGTTCGAAAACAAATAGCTCATTTCAGGTAAGTAAAGGTCCTAAGCAGGAGTCGGGCCGACGTGGAAGCACTTTGCACCTGCGGCGGTCGAAGTGCTACCGCCGTCGGGGGCCTCATCGCGACGATGTGCCGCCATCTATGTCTGCGGCTCGAGCCTGCAGTACACCATCTTCTGCATGGTGAGAAAGCGCGAAAGGCCCGGCCGGACCCAAGTGGTTCCGGCAAGGCCTTTCCCGGCAATCTCCCAGTTGTTCCCGTCTATCTGTTCCTGTCCCGTTCCGTCCCGTCGATCCGGGTGCGGGCGGCGAAGACCGCCCTCCACCGCGGTAGCCTCTCGCGAGGCGTCCCGCCGGCCTCCGCCGCCCGGTTCCTGGACGCAAAAAGGCCCCGCCCCGGGCTTCCCGGGAGCAGGACCTGAGCGCGTCCGTTGTCGTGGTTTTCCTGCTGTAAAAATATGTATTCCACAGTCGCCCGTCAAGGCGTGCCCACAACACCTTTGACGCGTGGAGCTTCTACAGCGCCCCTTCCTCCACGCGCGCGTGCAGCTGGTACCACCAGCCGGGGAGCGCGCCGCGCGCGGTGAGCATCCGCCGCAGCCCCTCGAGCACGTCGAGCTTGCGCAGCCGCTCGCCGCCTGGCGGGGCGATGGCCGCCACGAACGGGGCCATCGCCTCGAGGGTGAAGGGATCCGCCTTCACCCCCGCCGTTTCTCCCGCGACTCCGTCCCCGGCGGACGGCACCGCATCCCCACCAGAAGTCAGCCATTCGGGCGTGGTTCCCGCCAGCTCGGCGATGCGCTGCACCGTCCAGGCGTGCGGTACCGCGCCGCCCGACTCCCATCGCGCCACGGACCCGGCGTGCACCCCCAGGCGCCGCGCAAGCTCGCCCCGGTCCCACCCCTGGCGCTCGCGCGCCGCGCGGATGCGGAACCCCACGCATCTCCGCTCGTCGGTCGTCATCGTTCCACTCCCCGGTCCAATCCTGCGGCTGCTACGCCCAGCGGTTGACAGCGACGAAACAAACGATCAGATTCGTTATAAGTGTTAAACATGTGGAGGCGTGGTGTCAACGGTCCCGTTGGTCGGGCGGGAGGTTCCCCGCAAGTGTTTACCCAATTCCAGGAGGTCGGAACAATGCAGTCCAGCGTTCCAGCCGGACCCCCGGACGCGCCGCGCACGGTGCGGCGCGTGCTCCGCCCCAGGCCGCCCTCGGAGGAGCCGCAGCAGCCGGAGCGGGGTGACGACGGCCGGCTGCTTCGCCCCGCGGCCAGCTGTCCGCGCTGCGGCGCGCGCCCGGCGATGCGGGTGACGCCGGCGGTGGTGCGCGCGCTCGACGGGCAGCCGCCGACGATGAGGATCGGCACCTACCAGTGCCAGCGCCGCGGGTGCGGCGCCATCTACGACATCAGCGCCGCCGCCTTCCAGCGCGCGAGCTGAGCCCCCTTCTGCCGCGGCGGCCCCCTCCCCCGCTGCGCTACAATCCGCCACAGACAGAGGCCGGGGATCGCCGGCCCAAGCGACCGAAGCGAGACCGGCGCCGCCACGAGGGCGCCCGGTGAGCATGCGTGCGCCGTCCGCGCGCGCTGGCGGACCCACGCGCGCAGGGAGGTACGCGATGGACCCCGTACTTCACGCACGCGTCGCGCCCGGGATGGCCCTGGGCGCGGCGCTGCTGCAGACCAACGACACCACGGCCGCCGGGCAGCTGCCGGTGGATCCCACGCTCATCCCCGG comes from Longimicrobium sp. and encodes:
- a CDS encoding TonB family protein, which codes for MKKLLPVQGRSGVRRIAVALAALLAWTAPAAAQGSAAPADSARELVAVEEQPALLNRREVVREIRRNYPWALWQAKVSGTVTLRFRVTAAGLPDSASVQVMSATHEGFGAAGVASALAMRFSPARLNGHAVPVWVMLPISFIYDPRASPPRPRG
- a CDS encoding energy transducer TonB; this encodes MRIRLLLCTAGLLAAMTMPRAASAQACDSLVATQPAAEPASPGDSVFALEQVDARPQLINVGNVAMAMARNYPREQRDAGTSGCAVVRVEVRPNGRAGKIEVLYATIPAFGRGAIAVVRQMHFHPATREGHPVAVWMTLPLTFQLQPFSSGAAESSQ
- a CDS encoding energy transducer TonB, coding for MSRTLDRLLLVAAMAAAAMLAQPRTAAAQVAPPPADTADGLAPGEVEVDVPPELLTPAQLPRLARQHYPEVLRRTGTEGSVVLEFTVAADGHVQRGTVHVVSVSHQEFLEPAMRVVHRLRFRPATFQGKAIAAPITLPIVFALHDA
- a CDS encoding energy transducer TonB, with the protein product MIHASKCLVAAAVLAAALLVRPTSAAAQFMSPVTDNAVTVDSAGPAAPELLNPGRLAGLVRRYYPSLLRDAGVMGDVMVRVRVDEAGRAARVTVVSQSHEKFGDAARSIAHQLRFRPAAEGGAAVDVILRITFHPDR
- a CDS encoding FAD-dependent oxidoreductase, which gives rise to MADAAGMRVAVAGGGPAGLAAAFRLARAGASVTVLEAAPAWGGRTRTDEVDGCRIDAATQLFGSVYTSFLRVLREAGAAALCERTSGRDALWRRGAAHEVVYGSPTSMLASGAIPFGLKLKLGAHYLPYLHRHADALRMEALERAAGLDRESAAAWGLREMGRDFVDLLADPLLCTLYGTRAEEASAGFYHALARQGMSLDVLALRGGARGFCDALAGAVRQAGGEVRVRTAVRRLSADEHGVELAGDGWAERFDAAVVALPAPAARAAVQAQMPRMGEWLGAVDVRPTVTVGIVLDRPVGTRWFGLSWARGESRALAAVCSQEAKLPGQVAPGLGALLALPLPEVGPGLMDATAEEAMKLILPDLAKPFPRIASLIRTVRLYRWEHGWTVFRPGSLQHLARLRAERPDAEHPRVAFAGDYLVAPNVEGAVSSGLRAAERLLASRGG
- a CDS encoding TldD/PmbA family protein → MRRREFILHGTAAAAGLAAGSALLPRALDARPAREDWLADPATRELAMRAVDAARQAGATYADVRISRNRSQSLGTREQQITSFNDSDTYGFGVRVLAGGAWGFAASRDVTPDEVVRVARQAVAQARANAATVKRPIELAPAERVADGKWTSAMQVDPFTIAIEQKVDLLLRANAEALKVQGARFVTSSMFFLKQEKSFASTDGSWIEQTYYRAYPSMTITAVSADRSDFQSRQSTDIAPRGMGYEHVTAARLVETAGRWAEEAVAKLSAKPVQPGRYDLVLLPTHLWLTIHESIAHPTELDRIMGFEANYAGTSFVTPPADYLGKFRYGPDFMNIQGERSTPGTLSATGWDDEGVKPDEFLIVRNGVVNDLQTTREQAPWLADWYRQQGRPVSSHGNSYAQNWSDVQFQRMPNVNLLPATSEVTLEELIGDVQDGILIDGDGSFSIDQQRYNAQFGGQVFKEIKNGRITGPLKDVAYQMRTPEFWNSMDAIGGRGTYFIGGSFFDGKGQPSQVNAVNHGSPAARFRRVNVINTGRRA
- a CDS encoding TldD/PmbA family protein yields the protein MPARFISRDEAESIARRTLAFSTADDARVQIQSSTHGNTRFARNQVSTAGDAYDATLAVTAAFGKKVASASTNRFDEESLRSVVQTAERLARLVPEDPEYLGELGPQQYSRTTAFSEATANLTPEQRAAAVNAITRPAEAQGLISTGFLDIITGSQAVATKKGLFAYDTASIVNLTTTVRTPDGTGSGWAGDAANDWARLNPGAMAERAIRKAQLSRNPRAVEPGKWTVILEPTAVANMVGLMMGSLDARQADEGRSFFSKAGGNKIGEKFLDQRVTIVSDPGSAVAPMAAFNGQGLPNRRMLWIENGSLRNLVYNRFWAQRQGREPTGFPAGFEMAGGTSTVEEMIRATERGLLVTRFWYIRPVDPRTILYTGLTRDGTFLIENGQITTAVKNLRWNESPVFMLNNVEMMSAPVRISASESGDVSPAVVVPAIKAHDFTFTSLSDAV
- a CDS encoding YbjQ family protein, encoding MSNPAPDRLIMTTTMAIEGYRIREYLGLVRGVVVRAPTFSQGFIGGLKTIVGGQIREFTEMCEQTRQQATAELARHARELGADAVIGIGYDASEIGQSATEVLCYGTAVMLERLGDAS
- a CDS encoding SgcJ/EcaC family oxidoreductase, whose translation is MSDTFASTDIAAEVAPIVQALQDAWNAGDSAGFAAPFAGDADFVNIVGMHARGRDAIAAGHEHIFRTIYAGSRVEYRLKSARLLRADVALAHVDAKLHVPAGPAAGDMAALWSAVLTRDGGAWKIASFHNTLVQERR
- a CDS encoding M28 family peptidase; the encoded protein is MKMPRALVLLALSAALPRALAAQGEIRVTSMNGPGGDPPAFSAIREADLRRDLTAMAADTFRGREAGTLDELRASMWLAERARAAGLQPAGDDGTFFQFWPMRRVRVAGHSRIEVGGRALALWREATVVSPADAVIDAPVVWVGEGDSAALAGMDLRGKAVAAVVTPPRAVPPRSVSLWAWRYVRAALRDRAETFLARGAAAVLLVSDSIADTQFDVQSSYMERGTYGLDSAGVEPRRPSRAPVVWLRRGMAEALQRPGQRLVARISSESFVYPSVNVVAMVSGADPSLRREYVVFSGHQDHDGVRFPANGDSIWNGADDNGTVSVAMLAIGRAFARQPGKRTALFVWHGAEERGLLGSRWFVEHPTVPKGALVAVLNGDMIGRNRPDSAALLGAVPPHRNSVRLVEMAMDANRRFTRFALDTTWDDPAHPEFWYFRSDHLPYARAGIPAIFFTTLLHPDYHTPRDEAERIDYAKLARMTRWMYATGWAVTNAPQRPAVDPGFRLER